aGTGGTTTTAACAGaaccccactgatggacctagggtttttgtatTTTTGCAAAATTGCAACCGCTTCCTTGAGCGAGAAAAAGGTATATATGGTGTAAAACCAAAGTTGTAACTAAGGATTAAGGTGTGTTTCATATGATCTTATATCAGACCCACATTTATACTGAAATTTATCATAATGTTAGATCACCTCTGAAAAGCTTTAAATAAGTAATGGATAGCACCATTTGAACCCTTGCATCACCAGAAACTCATAATACTTTAAATAAGCGTAATCAAACATGTCTAGATCAACGTGTTGATACCTATCATATCAGCGAAATGTGAATGAACAAGATCTAGATGAAATCTAGCATCACAGTGGAGCACCTCGTAAACCGATTAAGTAATGGAGGACACCATATTGCAGGTGTTGTTCTATAATTCTTCCCCAAACATCTATTGACACCATGAACACGATTTTTATAATTACCTTTTGCTACACAAGTGTAcactattttttttatactaCAAACCAATTTTACAGTAGCAAATTGATACGTATATTATTAAATCTTTATCTGTCTTATTCTACCAATTTCACTCTTATTTGAAATTTATCCTTCAATCGCGATGTTCTTCAACGACGTTGTTCTTGAACGTTGTTGTTCTTTGAAGTTGCATCTTGAAATCCTTACGAAATTTCCCACTCTAATTACTCTTTTGCAATCTTGTCAAATTGCGAGTTTTGGTAACCGGAGGAGGTTCGTGATGATTTCATGtttatacaagaagaaagaaggtatGGGCCGAGAGAGAAGGTGAGACCACATGCATTCGAACCacataaatgattttcaaataaaaatatgGTTCGGATGCTTTGGAAAATGAGGTGGAGAATGGAGAGGTTGACAAGAGGGGTAGAAGAGAAATTTCATACGTTTTAGTATGCCCTATGATAAATAGAAAATCATAATGTACCTTTTGGTaaattccatattcaacctatGTCGTTTAGTAAACTATCCTAGAACTTTAGGAGTAAAGCGTGATCCAACTGATTGAACTGAATGATCTAGAGCGAGTTTTTAAAACACTTCCTTGTTTGTTAGCTTTTTAAAAGATAAGATCAGAATAACAAACAAGTAACTTTCAAGACAACAATGCATTTGTTCAAAACTCTATCCTTTTTTGACGGCTTAAGATACAACAAAAAATCAGGACTTGAAATTTCATTCTTCTCCACTTAAATGATTTTGCAAAATTAAAGGCTTCGTATTTACCACGTGTCTTCTTCTTATTGGTCATTTTCCCCGAAGTGGATAGAGTTTCGACCAATAGCGATTTAGGATGATCCAAATAAGCCAAACGCAATCTAAAAATGAGCGGCGTCCGAAGTAGGAGAAGGAAATAGGGAAGTTGCGATGGCGAGCTGTGGTGAAGAGGTGAAGAAGGTAATGGGCGAAGGAGGAGGCCCGGCGGCGAAGTTCTGCGACTTCTGCGGCGCCTCACCAGCCGTGTTACACTGCAGCGCTGACGCTGCGTTCCTCTGCGGCGCCTGCGACGGTCGCGTGCACGGCGCCAACGGCCTCGCTTCCCGCCACGAACGCACGCGGCTTTGTGAGGTGTGCGAGCGCGCCCCGGCCGCCGTCGCGTGCAAAGCAGACGCGGCCGCCCTCTGCGTCAGCTGCGACGTCGACATACATTCCGCCAACCCGCTTGCCCGCCGCCACCACCGCGTTCCCCTACCCACGTTCGTTGGCCCCCCCGCCGCCGCCAATGCTTCCCTCCAGGAGGATGGCGACTCCGGCTACTCTCTCCTCCAGCAGGAGTCAGCTGTGCCGCGGTTCTTCTTCTCCGACGCCGACGCCTACCTGGACCTCGACTACGCCGACAAGCCGAAGGCCGTCGACGAAGAAGCAAATCCATCCGCGTGTCTCCTCTTTCCCGGCGGCGGCTGGAATTTGGATCTCAATGCGACTGGATTAAAACTCGAACCCGATCTTTCCTTTTGCCACAGCGTAAATTTAACTATTTCGAATCAACTCCAGTTGTTTCATCAGTCAAAAAGATCCACTgagatttattaattagttattcgCGGTGCAGGAGTCGTCGGAGGCGGCAGTGGTTCCGGACATGTCGCAGGCGATGGCCGCGACATCGTGTAATAACTGGGATCCGGCAGCCGTGCGGGCGGAGCGGGAGGCGATACTGACACGGTACCGGGAGAAGAGAAAGACCCGGCGGTTCGAGAAGACGATACGGTACGCGTCGAGGAAGGCATACGCGGAGGCGCGGCCGAGAGTGAAGGGACGATTCATTAAGCGGACAGCGGCGGAGGTTGATGGCATCTACTCGTCAGCGGAGGAGGCGATGACGGCGCTCATGGCCGACAATGATTACGGCGTCGTGCCGTCCTATTGATCAAATTAGCCGGCAAACATGCAAGCAGATTAACTAACATTAATTGTCTACTCTGTAAATAAACTTAATCGATCGTATGCTTGTGCAAATGAAAATATATATACTCCTCTATTTCATAAAACAGAAGCCCTAAATCCTCTGTGTCGTTCATCCACTTTCAACCCTAAATATAAGTCATCTTGTTCAACTCTCAGCTCATTACAAGTGAGTTAGAATTTTTACTTGCACCTATACTGAT
This genomic stretch from Zingiber officinale cultivar Zhangliang chromosome 7A, Zo_v1.1, whole genome shotgun sequence harbors:
- the LOC122000398 gene encoding zinc finger protein HD1-like, with protein sequence MASCGEEVKKVMGEGGGPAAKFCDFCGASPAVLHCSADAAFLCGACDGRVHGANGLASRHERTRLCEVCERAPAAVACKADAAALCVSCDVDIHSANPLARRHHRVPLPTFVGPPAAANASLQEDGDSGYSLLQQESAVPRFFFSDADAYLDLDYADKPKAVDEEANPSACLLFPGGGWNLDLNATGLKLEPDLSFCHSESSEAAVVPDMSQAMAATSCNNWDPAAVRAEREAILTRYREKRKTRRFEKTIRYASRKAYAEARPRVKGRFIKRTAAEVDGIYSSAEEAMTALMADNDYGVVPSY